One Lysobacter enzymogenes DNA segment encodes these proteins:
- a CDS encoding c-type cytochrome, which yields MRRYPLPATMMSIAIALFPAVASSTGPAASAQEGKRHFIRCAACHSTNAADRSATGPHLNGIVGRAAASLPHFAYASELRGQDFKWSPARLDAFLESPRTTHPGMCPTFNGLAKAEHRAALIAYLQQPAD from the coding sequence ATGAGGCGGTATCCATTGCCGGCGACGATGATGTCCATCGCCATCGCGCTGTTCCCTGCCGTCGCCTCGTCGACCGGACCGGCGGCGTCGGCGCAGGAAGGCAAACGGCATTTCATCCGCTGCGCCGCGTGCCATTCGACGAATGCCGCCGACCGCTCGGCGACCGGCCCGCACCTCAACGGCATCGTCGGCCGCGCGGCGGCGTCGCTGCCGCACTTCGCTTATGCGAGCGAACTGCGCGGCCAGGATTTCAAGTGGAGCCCGGCCAGGCTCGACGCGTTCCTGGAGTCGCCGCGGACCACGCATCCGGGCATGTGTCCGACCTTCAACGGCCTGGCCAAGGCCGAACATCGCGCGGCGCTGATCGCTTACCTGCAACAGCCGGCCGACTGA
- the katG gene encoding catalase/peroxidase HPI produces the protein MGNRDWWPQTLDLSALRQHETQSNPYGADYDYAKEFASLDLDAVKADIRKTLTTSQPWWPADYGHYGPFFIRMAWHSAGTYRVGDGRGGSDGGEQRFDPLNSWPDNVSLDKARRLVWPIKQKYGRKLSWGDLMVLSGNVALEDMGFKTLGFAGGRVDAWQPDVVFWGPETKMMTDRRRDAKGNLKGPLAATQMGLIYVNPEGPNGNHDPMSAAADIRRAFGNMAMDDEETLALIAGGHTFGKAHGAHKPEQCVGAEPSAVGVEKQGLGWENKCGKGNAEDTVSSGLEGAWSANPIKFTTQYLDNLLGFDWVKTKSPAGATQWIPTDASAARLVPDAHIKGKTHAPIMFTTDIAIKEDPGFRKIADRWHENPQEFADAFARAWFKLTHRDLGPQARYLGKDVPSQTFGWQDPLPKPGFAALGEADQRALKARLLASGLTAPQLVRTAWASASTFRGTDMRGGANGARLRLEPQRGWAVNDPAELAQALDKLDAVQREFAKSGKQVSLADLIVLGGNAGIEQAAAKAGYTVTVPFAPGRVDAAQEQTDVASFAHLEPKADGFRNYYTAAAGLDPAAALVDKADALDLTVAEMTALVGGLRAIGANAGRSTAGVLTATPGQLDNAFFVNLLSMDTVWSKSAAAPGLYEGKDRASGAAKWTATPVDLVFGSNSELRAVAEVYASDDAKRKFVDDFVRAWAKVMNADRG, from the coding sequence ATGGGCAACCGCGACTGGTGGCCGCAGACGCTGGATCTGTCCGCCCTGCGCCAGCACGAGACGCAGTCCAACCCCTATGGCGCGGACTACGACTACGCCAAGGAATTCGCCAGCCTCGACCTCGACGCGGTCAAGGCCGACATCCGCAAGACCCTGACCACTTCGCAGCCGTGGTGGCCGGCGGACTACGGCCACTACGGCCCGTTCTTCATCCGCATGGCCTGGCACAGCGCCGGCACCTATCGCGTCGGCGACGGCCGCGGCGGCTCCGACGGCGGCGAGCAGCGCTTCGACCCGCTCAACTCCTGGCCCGACAACGTCAGCCTCGACAAGGCGCGCCGATTGGTGTGGCCGATCAAGCAGAAGTACGGACGCAAGCTGTCGTGGGGCGACCTGATGGTGCTGAGCGGCAACGTCGCGCTCGAGGACATGGGCTTCAAGACCCTCGGTTTCGCCGGCGGCCGCGTCGATGCCTGGCAGCCGGACGTGGTGTTCTGGGGGCCGGAAACCAAGATGATGACCGACCGGCGCCGCGACGCGAAGGGCAACCTCAAGGGCCCGCTCGCCGCGACCCAGATGGGCCTGATCTACGTCAACCCGGAAGGCCCCAACGGCAACCACGATCCGATGTCCGCCGCCGCCGACATCCGCCGCGCGTTCGGCAACATGGCGATGGACGACGAAGAGACGCTGGCGCTGATCGCCGGCGGCCACACCTTCGGCAAGGCCCACGGCGCGCACAAGCCGGAGCAATGCGTCGGTGCCGAACCGTCCGCCGTGGGCGTGGAGAAACAGGGCCTGGGCTGGGAGAACAAGTGCGGCAAGGGCAATGCCGAAGACACCGTCAGCAGCGGGCTGGAAGGCGCGTGGTCGGCGAATCCGATCAAGTTCACCACCCAGTACCTAGACAATCTGCTCGGCTTCGATTGGGTCAAGACCAAGAGCCCGGCCGGCGCGACCCAGTGGATACCGACCGACGCGTCCGCGGCGCGGCTGGTGCCCGACGCGCACATCAAGGGCAAGACCCACGCGCCGATCATGTTCACCACCGACATCGCGATCAAGGAAGACCCCGGCTTCCGCAAGATCGCCGATCGCTGGCACGAGAATCCGCAGGAGTTCGCCGACGCGTTCGCGCGCGCGTGGTTCAAGCTCACCCATCGCGATCTCGGGCCGCAGGCGCGCTACCTCGGCAAGGACGTGCCCAGCCAGACCTTCGGCTGGCAGGACCCATTGCCCAAGCCCGGCTTCGCTGCGCTCGGCGAGGCGGACCAGCGCGCGCTCAAGGCGCGGCTGCTGGCCTCGGGCCTGACCGCGCCGCAGTTGGTGCGCACCGCCTGGGCCTCGGCGTCGACCTTCCGCGGCACCGACATGCGCGGCGGCGCCAACGGCGCGCGCCTGCGGCTGGAGCCGCAGCGCGGCTGGGCGGTCAACGATCCGGCCGAGCTGGCGCAGGCGCTGGACAAGCTCGATGCGGTGCAGCGCGAGTTCGCGAAGTCCGGCAAGCAGGTCTCGCTGGCCGACCTGATCGTGCTCGGCGGCAACGCCGGCATCGAGCAGGCCGCGGCCAAGGCCGGCTACACGGTGACGGTGCCGTTCGCGCCGGGCCGCGTCGATGCCGCGCAGGAGCAGACCGATGTCGCCTCCTTCGCTCATCTCGAGCCCAAGGCCGACGGCTTCCGCAACTACTACACGGCCGCGGCCGGGCTCGATCCGGCCGCGGCGCTGGTCGACAAGGCCGATGCGCTCGACCTGACCGTGGCGGAGATGACGGCGCTGGTCGGCGGCCTGCGCGCGATCGGCGCCAACGCCGGCCGCTCGACCGCCGGCGTGCTCACCGCTACGCCGGGGCAGCTCGACAACGCGTTCTTCGTCAATCTGCTGTCGATGGACACGGTGTGGTCGAAGTCGGCCGCGGCGCCGGGTCTGTACGAAGGCAAGGACCGCGCGTCCGGCGCGGCGAAGTGGACGGCGACGCCGGTCGACCTGGTGTTCGGCTCCAACTCCGAACTGCGCGCGGTGGCGGAGGTTTACGCGTCCGACGACGCCAAGCGCAAGTTCGTCGACGACTTCGTCCGCGCCTGGGCCAAGGTCATGAACGCCGACCGCGGCTGA
- a CDS encoding GFA family protein yields MTESAIRGTCHCGTVEIVLSAFPPTITECNCSLCRRYGVLWAYVETDQVLELPDPSLTDAYAWNGRNVDFLRCRDCGCITHWVPRKKGRTSRGINARIFDPELVAQSKRILRDGANK; encoded by the coding sequence GTGACCGAATCGGCGATCCGTGGCACCTGCCATTGCGGCACGGTAGAAATCGTCCTGAGCGCATTCCCGCCGACGATCACCGAATGCAATTGCTCGCTGTGCCGCCGGTACGGCGTGCTTTGGGCCTACGTCGAAACTGACCAGGTGTTGGAACTTCCCGATCCCAGCCTTACAGACGCTTATGCGTGGAATGGCCGAAATGTGGACTTCCTCCGCTGCAGAGACTGCGGCTGTATCACCCATTGGGTGCCACGAAAGAAGGGGCGAACTTCGCGCGGGATCAACGCGAGAATTTTCGATCCAGAGCTGGTGGCGCAGAGCAAGCGCATTCTTCGCGACGGCGCCAACAAGTAG
- the queC gene encoding 7-cyano-7-deazaguanine synthase QueC — protein sequence MKKAVVLVSGGMDSAVVAAIAREQGFVVHALSVRYGQRHTSELDAAARIAESIGAAAHKTVSVDLRSIGGSALTDESIQVPLDDDGHPVGQDAAKDAIPVTYVPARNTIMLSIALGWAEVLGANDIFCGVNAVDYSGYPDCRPEFVEAFERLANLATKAGVEGAGLRVVAPLQFLSKADIVREGVRLGVDFGQTVSCYKADDAGRACGHCDACRLRAEGFHAAGVADPTRYV from the coding sequence ATGAAGAAAGCCGTCGTCCTCGTCTCCGGAGGCATGGACTCCGCCGTCGTTGCCGCCATCGCCCGCGAACAGGGTTTCGTCGTGCACGCGCTGAGCGTGCGCTACGGCCAGCGCCACACCTCCGAACTCGACGCCGCCGCGCGCATCGCCGAATCGATCGGCGCGGCCGCGCACAAGACCGTCAGCGTCGACCTGCGCAGCATCGGCGGCTCGGCCTTGACCGACGAGAGCATCCAGGTGCCGCTCGACGACGACGGCCACCCGGTCGGCCAGGACGCGGCCAAGGACGCGATCCCGGTGACCTACGTGCCGGCGCGCAACACCATCATGCTGTCGATCGCGCTCGGCTGGGCCGAGGTGCTCGGCGCCAACGACATCTTCTGCGGCGTCAACGCGGTCGATTACTCCGGCTATCCCGATTGCCGGCCCGAGTTCGTCGAGGCCTTCGAGCGCCTGGCCAACCTCGCCACCAAGGCCGGGGTCGAGGGCGCCGGGCTGCGCGTGGTCGCGCCGCTGCAGTTCCTGAGCAAGGCCGACATCGTGCGCGAAGGCGTGCGCCTGGGCGTGGATTTCGGCCAGACCGTGTCGTGCTACAAGGCCGACGACGCCGGCCGCGCCTGCGGCCACTGCGACGCCTGCCGCCTGCGCGCCGAAGGCTTCCACGCCGCCGGCGTGGCCGATCCGACCCGCTACGTCTGA
- a CDS encoding H-NS family nucleoid-associated regulatory protein: protein MNFNIDELSLRELTSLLTSAEKRKQLLSKRRPAASVRRQAVALAAKHGYTIEELFGEQPTAPPIRRKRGARRKPAKIAPKYRNPDNERNTWSGRGSMPRWLAKKIRFGQHPSDFLVPGLARPTARKTDSIGKRTLVKRG, encoded by the coding sequence ATGAACTTCAATATCGACGAACTTAGCTTACGGGAGCTGACGTCCCTTCTTACTTCTGCGGAGAAGCGAAAGCAACTCCTATCAAAGCGTCGCCCTGCCGCTTCGGTGCGTCGGCAAGCGGTCGCTCTTGCTGCAAAACATGGCTACACGATAGAAGAACTCTTTGGCGAGCAGCCTACAGCCCCTCCGATCCGACGGAAGCGGGGAGCACGCCGCAAGCCAGCCAAGATCGCGCCCAAGTACCGCAACCCAGACAACGAGCGCAACACCTGGTCAGGCCGAGGGAGCATGCCGCGTTGGCTCGCCAAGAAGATCAGATTTGGACAGCATCCCAGTGACTTCCTGGTCCCAGGCTTGGCGAGGCCGACTGCGCGGAAAACAGATTCAATCGGTAAACGAACACTCGTCAAGCGAGGCTGA
- the ybgF gene encoding tol-pal system protein YbgF, protein MLKSAERKFVLALAVVAALAAATPAFAQRASLADRVAVLEQRASDNQANMDLLNQVNQLKSEMQALRAQVEELQQQNRQLQESGKAQYLDTDNRLNRLESGAPAAAAPGPQASAAKPSPPSPAVKDSAPSVHGDPGLLAQGGDERAAYDAAFNALKGGQYVESARLFQEFLAAHPNGTYTPNALYWLGESYYVTQNYQLAQEQFQSLLDRYPTHDKAAGALLKVGLAQFGLKQVDAAERTLADVANRYPGTDAARTAADRLNAIQLSRLRN, encoded by the coding sequence ATGCTGAAGTCCGCAGAGCGCAAGTTCGTACTAGCCTTGGCAGTCGTGGCGGCCCTTGCGGCCGCCACGCCCGCTTTTGCCCAGCGCGCGAGCCTGGCCGACCGGGTCGCGGTGCTGGAACAGCGCGCGTCCGACAACCAGGCCAACATGGACCTGCTCAACCAGGTCAACCAGCTCAAGTCGGAAATGCAGGCGCTGCGCGCGCAGGTCGAGGAATTGCAGCAGCAGAACCGCCAGCTGCAGGAATCGGGCAAGGCGCAGTACCTGGACACCGACAACCGCCTCAACCGGCTCGAAAGCGGCGCGCCCGCCGCCGCCGCGCCGGGTCCGCAGGCGTCCGCCGCCAAGCCTTCGCCGCCGTCGCCGGCGGTGAAGGACAGCGCGCCCAGCGTGCACGGCGATCCGGGCCTGCTGGCCCAGGGCGGCGACGAGCGCGCGGCCTACGACGCCGCGTTCAACGCGCTCAAGGGCGGCCAGTACGTCGAATCGGCGCGCCTGTTCCAGGAATTCCTGGCCGCGCACCCGAACGGCACCTACACGCCCAACGCGCTGTATTGGCTGGGCGAGAGCTACTACGTCACCCAGAACTACCAGCTCGCGCAGGAGCAGTTCCAGTCCCTGCTCGACCGCTATCCGACCCACGACAAGGCCGCCGGGGCCCTGCTCAAGGTCGGTCTGGCCCAGTTCGGGCTGAAACAGGTCGACGCCGCCGAGCGCACGCTCGCCGACGTGGCCAACCGGTATCCCGGTACCGACGCCGCGCGCACGGCCGCCGATCGCCTCAACGCGATCCAGCTGAGCCGGCTGCGCAACTGA
- the pal gene encoding peptidoglycan-associated lipoprotein Pal codes for MNNAARILLAAVLCTAAVACSKKVKETAPTDTGPGSTTTQPGDSTGPVASGAYGPNDLDTDACLRQRVVYFDLDQDSLKPEFQAIVGCHAKYLRDRPSSRMTLEGNADERGSREYNLGLGERRGNAVSSAIQANGASGSQITVVSYGEERPVCTDSNEDCWAKNRRVEIVYTAK; via the coding sequence ATGAACAACGCTGCCCGCATCCTGCTCGCCGCCGTGCTCTGCACCGCGGCCGTCGCCTGCTCGAAGAAGGTCAAGGAAACCGCGCCGACCGATACCGGCCCGGGTTCGACCACCACCCAGCCCGGCGACAGCACCGGCCCGGTCGCCTCCGGCGCCTACGGCCCGAACGACCTGGACACCGACGCCTGCCTGCGCCAGCGCGTGGTCTACTTCGACCTCGACCAGGATTCGCTGAAGCCGGAGTTCCAGGCCATCGTCGGCTGCCACGCCAAGTACCTGCGCGACCGTCCGTCCTCGCGCATGACCCTGGAAGGCAACGCCGACGAGCGCGGCAGCCGCGAGTACAACCTGGGCCTGGGCGAGCGTCGCGGCAATGCCGTGTCGTCGGCCATCCAGGCCAACGGCGCCTCGGGCAGCCAGATCACCGTGGTGTCCTACGGCGAAGAGCGTCCGGTCTGCACCGACTCGAACGAAGACTGCTGGGCCAAGAACCGTCGCGTCGAGATCGTCTACACCGCCAAGTGA
- the queE gene encoding 7-carboxy-7-deazaguanine synthase QueE, translating into MNAAVVSETAAAPSSERLRLTEIFLSLQGESDSIGWPTVFVRLTGCPLRCQYCDTAYAFHGGEWWTYESILAEVASHGARHVCVTGGEPLAQKRCIELLKRLCDAGYEVSLETSGAIDIGPVDARVSRVLDIKTPDSKEAHRNLWSNLALLSARDQIKFVICSREDYEWSKAIVAEHGLTAVCAVMFSPSFHQVRPRDLADWIVADRLPVRFQLQLHKILWDDEPGR; encoded by the coding sequence GTGAACGCTGCCGTTGTCTCCGAGACGGCCGCCGCGCCGTCCTCCGAGCGCTTGCGGCTGACCGAAATCTTCCTGTCGCTGCAAGGCGAATCCGACAGCATCGGCTGGCCGACGGTGTTCGTGCGCCTGACCGGCTGCCCGCTGCGCTGCCAGTACTGCGACACCGCCTACGCCTTCCACGGCGGCGAGTGGTGGACGTACGAGTCGATCCTGGCCGAGGTCGCCAGCCACGGCGCCCGCCACGTCTGCGTGACCGGCGGCGAGCCGCTGGCGCAGAAGCGCTGCATCGAGCTGCTGAAGCGCTTGTGCGACGCCGGCTATGAGGTCTCGCTGGAGACCTCCGGCGCGATCGACATCGGCCCGGTCGATGCGCGCGTGTCGCGCGTGCTCGACATCAAGACGCCCGACTCCAAGGAAGCGCACCGCAACCTGTGGAGCAACCTCGCGCTGCTGAGCGCGCGCGACCAGATCAAGTTCGTGATCTGCAGCCGCGAGGACTACGAGTGGTCGAAGGCGATCGTCGCCGAACACGGCCTGACCGCGGTGTGCGCGGTGATGTTCTCGCCGAGTTTCCACCAAGTGCGCCCGCGCGACCTCGCCGACTGGATCGTCGCCGACCGCCTGCCGGTGCGTTTCCAACTGCAACTGCACAAGATCCTCTGGGACGACGAACCCGGGCGCTGA